A stretch of DNA from Micromonospora sp. NBC_01813:
GCATGGAGTCCATGACCAACGCCCCGCACCTGCTGCGCGGCCAGCGGGCCGGCTACAAGTACGGCGACGTCGTGATCGCCGACCACATGGCCCTCGACGGTCTCACCGACGCCTTCGACTGCTGCGCCATGGGCGAGTCGACCGAACGGCACGGCGCCAGGCACGGCATCAGCCGCGCCGAGCAGGACGCGTTCGCCGCCACCAGCCACCAGCGGGCCGCCGTCGCCCAGAAGAACGGCGTCTTCGCCGAGGAGATCACCCCGGTGGAGGTGCCGCAGCGCAAGGGCGACCCGGTGCACCTCACCACCGACGAGGGCATCCGACCGGACACCACGGTCGAATCGCTGGCCCGGCTGCGCCCGGCGTTCACCCCGGACGGCACCATCACCGCCGGCAGTTCCTCGCCGATCTCCGACGGTGCCTGCGCCGTCGTGGTGATGAGCAAGGCCCGTGCCGAGGCGCTCGGTGTCGACTGGATCGCCGAGATCGGGGCACACGGCAACGTCGCGGGCCCGGACAACTCGCTGCACTCACAGCCGTCCAACGCGATCCGGCACGCGCTGGGCAAGGCCGGGATGACCGTCGCCGACCTCGACCTCATCGAGATCAACGAGGCGTTCGCCGCGGTGGGCGTCCAGTCGATGCGCGACCTCGGGGTCGGCGCCGACATCGTCAACGTCAACGGCGGCGCGATCGCGCTCGGTCACCCGATCGGCATGTCCGGCGCGCGCCTCGCGCTGACCCTCGCGCTGGAACTGCGGCGCCGGGGCGGCGGCACCGGCGCCGCCGCGCTCTGCGGTGGCGGTGGCCAGGGCGACGCCCTG
This window harbors:
- a CDS encoding acetyl-CoA C-acetyltransferase, producing MTSVIVSGARTPMGRLLGNLKDFPATTLGSVAISAALGRGGVEPDQVQYVIMGQVLQAGTGQMPARQAAVGAGIPMNVPALNINKVCLSGLDAIALADQLIRAGEFDVVVAGGMESMTNAPHLLRGQRAGYKYGDVVIADHMALDGLTDAFDCCAMGESTERHGARHGISRAEQDAFAATSHQRAAVAQKNGVFAEEITPVEVPQRKGDPVHLTTDEGIRPDTTVESLARLRPAFTPDGTITAGSSSPISDGACAVVVMSKARAEALGVDWIAEIGAHGNVAGPDNSLHSQPSNAIRHALGKAGMTVADLDLIEINEAFAAVGVQSMRDLGVGADIVNVNGGAIALGHPIGMSGARLALTLALELRRRGGGTGAAALCGGGGQGDALILRVPAGQ